A single window of Methylocella tundrae DNA harbors:
- a CDS encoding translocation/assembly module TamB domain-containing protein produces MASPRFSLHRTSALAVALLVLLGLGVLAAGSYAAEEEKGILADLISRALSTPASRVSIGAIDGALSSDATVRDLKIADRDGVWLSVNRVRIVWRRLALLQRRLEIDQLDIDQMDMPRRPVPAEAPVSGEDQPLLPELPLRVDIKQFTLARADFGQPVLGVASSFSTGGNAKLGPPSEGLQLFLDAQRLDRPATLNVRLNLVPQTQRLDLMVNLDEPAGGIISELGNIPGRPPVKLKINGSGVLDAFNAKLVFDAGQGIGATGDAMVNREGAGRRLGFNLAAEASGMLPEVAAPVFAGTTRLTGAVLFADDGAVSIQGINLAAAAARLDITGALSAAQIADIRVSAQNTPSTEGGALAKDVRIKRFAFDAHIAGPLDAPEIASTLDVEDARLPSVSLGRLEANLTMTPNGSIANTSTLLNLSADARVKGLELENPALAQAVGREARFTARGVSTTRGVIDFQTFELKSETLSAGFKGRAGRAELRGRLEVSAPDLARFGAVAGLALKGEATLKADLEGTPRSNRFTAQIDAAADRFATGITPVDGLYGGSLTLAGGVRLDADGGFGFSDLRLTGPNASARVDGAVTPKSADLTALLRIPELSKADKRTTGRAEIAAHVTGALAQPDATATISVRDASLLGRPVPRLDVVAKATNLRDAPDAHLTLDGEIDRKPARGAVHIARPKEGGVVIDGADVAIGSVTAQGGVALDPAHFAAGQFSLHAKNLDDLSALALEKLSGSLDAEVSLAHADTRQDAAIKANAEKIGGFGLGLDRLAADLALTDVYRHPIVSGSLAADEARFGGQTISRVRLNAKAGADASDIALSAAARGFNLDMRAKVVAADPVRLEIAKFEATRGRDRIALAQPAAIVIRDGGADFRSLTLSLDGGRVTIDGRAGPQLDLKVLFRAIPLSAGDVFSPGLGLSGTLEGEATIGGAPAAPTGPYRFRISQLAAPQTRNAGLPPIDVDASGRLEGTRTTLEATLKVGQSGALRVSGSAPLAASGPLDLGLKGNLDAGVANRSLSTAGRRVTGAIAVEGRLTGTAQQPSASGSATLSNGAFEDAILGIRLTAIHARLVAQGDHVTIENASAATRNGGAITAGGSIRLDPAGGFPGDIHVRGQNAQLVQSSLATAELNFDINLSGPLVRDPRVGGRIDILSLDIPIPDRLPGSLQPLPGTRHIDPTPTAEARLAIAAKAKRGRGAAAFNAALDLTIDVPGRIRVHGRGLNAQLGGNLRLTGTLAQPDPVGAFHLISGDLRLLTSDLDFTRANLTFAGDLSPELDFLATTQAGGASVSVAITGDPSDPQFVFTSSPDMPQDEILSRLLFGAPSGQLSPTQALALAQAAAIYSGGNDALEGLRRSLGLGTASQSNNPLSKFLGDRVSLGVHTGATAAETGVGMNITIYKQLKARGVIDATGNVSVGVGAEHEW; encoded by the coding sequence ATGGCGAGCCCGCGCTTTTCCCTTCACCGGACATCGGCGCTCGCCGTGGCGCTCCTCGTGCTTTTGGGGCTTGGCGTCCTCGCCGCTGGAAGCTACGCGGCCGAGGAGGAAAAAGGGATTCTGGCCGATCTCATCTCGCGCGCGCTTTCGACGCCGGCGAGCCGCGTTTCGATCGGCGCCATCGATGGGGCGCTCTCCTCCGACGCCACGGTGCGCGATCTCAAGATCGCCGATCGCGATGGCGTCTGGCTCAGCGTCAATCGCGTCCGCATCGTCTGGCGCCGGCTTGCGTTGCTGCAGCGCCGGCTCGAAATCGACCAGCTCGACATTGATCAGATGGATATGCCGCGAAGGCCGGTCCCGGCGGAGGCGCCCGTCTCGGGCGAGGATCAGCCGCTCCTGCCGGAACTGCCTTTGCGCGTGGACATCAAGCAATTCACGCTGGCGCGCGCCGATTTTGGCCAGCCCGTGCTTGGCGTCGCCTCGAGCTTTTCGACGGGCGGGAACGCGAAGCTCGGACCGCCCTCTGAAGGGCTGCAGCTGTTTCTCGACGCGCAAAGGCTGGACCGGCCGGCGACGCTGAATGTGCGCCTCAACCTCGTGCCGCAGACGCAGCGCCTCGATCTGATGGTCAATCTTGACGAGCCGGCGGGCGGCATCATTTCCGAACTCGGCAATATTCCGGGCAGGCCTCCGGTCAAGCTCAAGATCAATGGCTCTGGCGTGCTGGACGCCTTCAACGCCAAGCTCGTTTTCGACGCCGGTCAGGGGATTGGCGCGACTGGCGACGCAATGGTCAATCGCGAGGGCGCCGGGCGCAGGCTCGGCTTCAATCTCGCGGCCGAGGCGTCCGGGATGCTGCCAGAGGTCGCCGCCCCGGTCTTTGCCGGAACGACCAGGCTCACCGGCGCGGTCTTGTTCGCAGATGACGGCGCCGTCTCAATCCAGGGGATCAACCTCGCTGCGGCGGCCGCGCGGCTCGATATTACGGGCGCCTTGTCCGCCGCGCAGATCGCCGATATCAGGGTTTCGGCGCAAAACACGCCGAGTACAGAGGGCGGCGCCCTGGCGAAGGACGTCAGGATCAAGCGCTTCGCTTTCGACGCGCATATTGCCGGGCCGCTCGATGCGCCCGAGATCGCCTCGACGCTCGATGTCGAGGACGCCCGCCTCCCGAGCGTTTCGCTTGGCCGGCTCGAGGCCAATCTGACGATGACGCCGAACGGATCAATCGCCAATACCTCGACGCTGCTGAACCTCTCCGCGGATGCGCGGGTAAAAGGGCTGGAGCTGGAAAATCCGGCGCTGGCGCAGGCGGTCGGCCGCGAGGCGCGCTTTACCGCGCGCGGCGTCAGCACGACCAGGGGCGTCATTGATTTTCAGACTTTTGAACTGAAGTCCGAGACGCTCTCGGCCGGCTTCAAGGGCCGCGCGGGCCGGGCTGAATTAAGGGGCCGTCTCGAGGTTTCGGCGCCCGACCTTGCGCGCTTCGGGGCGGTCGCGGGTCTTGCGCTGAAGGGCGAGGCGACGCTCAAAGCCGATCTCGAAGGCACGCCGCGCTCGAACCGCTTTACGGCGCAAATCGACGCTGCCGCCGATCGCTTCGCGACCGGTATCACGCCGGTCGACGGCCTCTACGGCGGCAGCCTTACCCTCGCCGGGGGCGTCAGACTCGACGCCGATGGCGGCTTCGGCTTCAGCGATCTGCGCTTGACGGGGCCGAACGCCAGCGCCCGCGTCGATGGCGCCGTGACGCCCAAATCGGCGGACCTCACGGCGCTGCTGAGGATTCCGGAGCTGTCGAAGGCCGACAAGCGCACGACGGGACGGGCTGAGATCGCGGCGCATGTGACGGGCGCGCTCGCGCAGCCGGATGCGACGGCGACGATCAGCGTGCGTGACGCGAGCCTGCTCGGGCGCCCGGTTCCGCGATTGGACGTCGTCGCGAAGGCGACCAATCTCAGGGACGCGCCCGACGCCCATCTCACGCTCGATGGCGAAATCGACCGCAAGCCGGCGCGCGGCGCGGTCCACATCGCGCGCCCGAAGGAGGGTGGCGTCGTCATCGACGGGGCGGATGTCGCGATCGGCTCGGTCACGGCGCAGGGCGGCGTCGCGCTCGACCCGGCGCATTTCGCCGCCGGGCAATTCAGCCTTCATGCGAAAAATCTCGATGATCTTTCCGCCCTCGCCCTGGAAAAGCTGTCGGGCTCCCTCGACGCCGAGGTGAGCCTCGCCCACGCCGACACGCGTCAGGACGCCGCCATCAAGGCCAATGCGGAAAAAATCGGCGGTTTTGGCCTCGGCCTCGACAGGCTCGCAGCCGACCTCGCCCTCACGGACGTTTATCGCCACCCCATCGTGTCGGGCTCGCTCGCAGCGGACGAGGCGCGCTTTGGCGGACAGACGATTTCCCGCGTCAGGCTCAATGCTAAAGCCGGCGCGGACGCCAGCGACATCGCGCTGAGCGCGGCGGCGCGGGGCTTCAATCTGGATATGCGCGCGAAAGTCGTCGCGGCCGATCCGGTACGGCTGGAGATCGCGAAATTCGAAGCGACGCGCGGGCGCGACAGGATCGCCCTCGCCCAACCCGCCGCCATCGTGATCAGGGACGGCGGCGCGGACTTCCGCAGTCTGACGCTCAGCCTCGACGGCGGCCGGGTCACGATCGACGGGCGCGCTGGCCCACAACTTGATCTCAAGGTGCTTTTCCGCGCCATCCCCTTGTCGGCCGGCGATGTTTTTTCCCCCGGACTTGGCCTGTCCGGAACGCTTGAGGGGGAGGCGACGATTGGCGGTGCGCCCGCCGCGCCGACGGGCCCTTATCGCTTCAGAATTTCGCAGCTCGCCGCGCCACAAACACGGAACGCCGGATTGCCGCCGATCGACGTCGACGCGAGCGGGCGGCTCGAGGGAACACGCACGACGCTCGAAGCGACGCTCAAGGTTGGCCAGTCGGGGGCGCTCCGCGTCTCCGGCAGCGCGCCGCTCGCGGCGTCGGGCCCGCTCGATCTCGGGCTGAAGGGCAATCTTGACGCCGGCGTCGCCAACCGGTCCTTATCCACGGCCGGGCGGCGCGTCACCGGGGCGATCGCGGTCGAGGGCCGGCTAACAGGAACGGCGCAGCAGCCGAGCGCATCGGGGTCGGCGACGCTGTCCAATGGCGCGTTCGAGGACGCGATCCTCGGCATCCGGCTCACCGCCATTCATGCCCGCCTCGTCGCGCAGGGCGATCATGTGACGATCGAGAACGCCTCCGCCGCGACGCGCAATGGCGGCGCCATCACGGCGGGAGGCTCGATCCGGCTGGATCCCGCCGGCGGCTTTCCGGGCGACATTCACGTCAGGGGCCAGAACGCCCAGCTTGTGCAAAGCTCGCTGGCGACGGCGGAGCTGAACTTCGACATCAATCTCTCAGGCCCGCTGGTGCGGGATCCGCGCGTCGGCGGACGGATCGACATTTTATCGCTCGACATTCCGATCCCCGACCGGCTGCCGGGCTCGTTGCAGCCTCTGCCGGGAACGCGCCACATTGATCCGACGCCGACCGCCGAGGCGCGGCTCGCCATCGCCGCCAAAGCCAAACGAGGCAGGGGCGCCGCGGCGTTCAACGCAGCGCTCGATCTCACGATCGACGTGCCGGGCCGTATTCGCGTGCACGGACGCGGGCTTAACGCTCAGCTTGGCGGCAATTTACGCCTGACAGGCACATTGGCCCAGCCAGATCCCGTCGGCGCCTTTCATCTGATCAGCGGCGATCTCAGACTCTTAACCTCGGACCTCGATTTTACGCGGGCCAATCTCACCTTTGCCGGGGATCTTTCGCCCGAACTCGACTTTCTGGCGACGACGCAGGCGGGCGGCGCTTCGGTCAGCGTCGCCATCACTGGCGATCCGTCGGACCCGCAATTCGTTTTTACCTCCAGCCCCGATATGCCGCAGGACGAGATTTTGTCGCGGCTGCTGTTTGGCGCGCCGTCTGGTCAGCTTTCGCCGACGCAGGCCCTGGCGCTCGCGCAGGCCGCGGCGATCTATTCGGGCGGCAATGACGCGCTTGAGGGCCTGCGCCGTTCGCTGGGGCTTGGGACGGCGAGCCAATCGAACAATCCGTTAAGTAAATTTCTCGGCGATCGCGTCAGCCTTGGCGTTCACACAGGCGCGACCGCCGCCGAGACCGGGGTCGGGATGAACATCACGATCTACAAGCAATTGAAGGCGAGAGGCGTGATCGATGCGACGGGCAATGTCTCGGTCGGCGTCGGCGCCGAACATGAGTGGTGA
- a CDS encoding XRE family transcriptional regulator: MEPRVTKSDKSGSIEDGFETGSGAPRTAERTLEEAIGAQIRQHRKRLDITGGELATAAGLSTGMLSKIENGQISPSLSTLQSLARALNQPLSTFFTPYEERHDCSFVKAGRGVNIERRGTKAGHHYQLLGHSLGKDIVVEPFLIQLSEEARPYTSFQHAGVELIYMLAGKVLYRHADRSYLLEPGDTLFFDAAAPHGPEELTELPMTYLSIIIYPND; the protein is encoded by the coding sequence ATGGAGCCTCGCGTGACCAAGTCCGACAAATCAGGCTCGATTGAGGACGGCTTTGAAACGGGGTCGGGCGCGCCGCGCACCGCCGAGCGAACGCTCGAAGAAGCCATCGGCGCACAGATCCGGCAGCATCGGAAGCGCCTCGACATTACGGGCGGCGAGCTGGCGACGGCCGCGGGCCTTTCGACTGGCATGCTCTCGAAGATAGAGAACGGCCAGATTTCGCCTTCCCTATCGACGCTGCAATCGCTGGCGCGTGCGCTCAACCAGCCGCTGTCGACATTTTTTACGCCCTATGAGGAACGCCATGACTGCTCCTTCGTGAAAGCGGGGCGCGGCGTCAACATCGAGCGGCGCGGCACCAAGGCCGGCCACCACTACCAGCTTCTTGGGCATTCGCTCGGCAAGGACATCGTCGTCGAGCCGTTTCTCATCCAATTGTCAGAGGAGGCGCGGCCCTACACCTCGTTTCAGCACGCCGGCGTCGAGCTCATCTATATGCTGGCGGGCAAGGTGCTCTATCGCCATGCCGACCGCAGCTATCTGCTCGAACCCGGCGACACGCTGTTTTTCGACGCGGCCGCGCCGCATGGGCCGGAGGAGCTGACCGAACTTCCGATGACCTATCTTTCAATCATCATCTATCCGAACGACTGA